Part of the Zonotrichia albicollis isolate bZonAlb1 chromosome 2, bZonAlb1.hap1, whole genome shotgun sequence genome, TTAGGAGttcttgtttggttggtttttaatCCTTTCAGGGTAAGAAAGGAGAATTTATTTACATACTTGTATCACTTACACAGTTTTTGACTATTACAGCTTCTATGTTATTCACCATAAACCAAAATTTCTGTAGAATTGGTTATTCTAGCTGGGTTTTTAGtctggaaaatatgaaacaTGCACTTTTACTACACCACTGGGGTGGACTGGAGATGGATGGAACATTGGATGAGCACGTACAGATGGAGCTTTACAGAAACAGAAGCAGCAACACGAAGCCAGAGCACATTAGTAATTTTAGCACCGTGGTAAGGGAACATCAGCCAccaaggcagctgtgccagaaGAACTGGCAGTGGAAGAGCTGATGAAGAAGGAGCGGTGCTCACAGGGCCTGGGAATGTCAGGAAGGGGCAGCTGGAGCTCGTGGCTGCCCACGGGCCGTGCCCGGCCAGGAGGGGCGGGAGCTGGGACCGGCAGTGGttgctctgcagtgctgggtcAGGGAGGGCGTTTGAAGCTTTATAAATGTTtagccccagcctggcagccagAAGTGACCCAGAACGGCACGGGCGGCCGAGCTGGGACTTTACCCTGACAGAAACACTGATGGGAAAGGGGGCGGGCACGGAAGTTTAAACCTTTCCTGCAGGCAGGCTGGAGGCTCATCCACATGACTCAGAATGGAAAAACAGCGGGAACCCTTTCTGTAGCACTGAGCTAGAAGGTAGCACTTTTCAAAGTGCTGCAAAACGAatgcaataaaaatataatttaaaattctttctgtATTTCGTGTATACTAGGACCAAATCAGCAAAGGTGTTAACTGAAAGTTTTCTCTTCACCCTTTCAGAATAAAATCTAGTATTTGGCTGGAAATGGCATTTCCCAAATACACAGTGAAGTCTCAGAAATAACTGCTGCCACACTTCCACTTTGTACCACTGCACAAGCTATTTATATTTGTGTCCCAACCCATTATAAGTGCAAATGCACACCTCTGTTCAGGTAGCTGAACAGGGTAAAAGAGGGTAAAAACATAAAATCACACTGAAACAAATCCTCGTTAAAGTGAGAAAGCTCACAAGGCATCTGTCACTATTTTCATCCTGgccaagaaaattaaaataattttcaacttCCTTAGCTGCACATGATATTGCTTTCTCTTGTCATTCAACATCTCAGCATCACAGCTCAGTGACTGAGGAGGGCGTGGTGCACCCATCAGCACACAATGGATTTGCACTTACACTGTTCACACTTGTCTCCCCAATGCTGCAGAAACTTGTTCCATGTATTCAGCAGTCTCAAAATCCCATTACTTATCACTCATGTCAGCAGTGAGAGCTAGCATTAGAGGAAATCTAACATTTTGATGGCAGAAGAAGAACTCTATATCCTGGTCTGACAGGATCTAGAGCAGGGTAGAAAGAGGTGATCCTTGTGATACTCTCACCCCCTCCTGGAAAAGCCACAGGTCAATGCACAACTTCTGCAACATTAGGGCACTGGTGTTCTTTAAATTGCAGATCAAGAGAGACACAATCTCCAATATATCTGAATTTCTAAGAATGTCTATGGGTGCTTAAGCAGTTTCTCAGAAGCTTTCTGCATGTGTTTCATTAGAGCACTGAGAAAGGAGTCTGCACTGAATTTCTCCCTGGAGCTGGTCCCATCCAAGCACTCTGCTGTACCTTACATTCTCTTTCCTGCTCaccctcctgccaccagacTAGGCAAGGCTTGGGTTTATCCAAGTTATAGAATTCAGTTACAGAAAGGAGTTGCCAAAGCATGGAAGGTGCAATCCTTGAAACAGACACATTTAAGACTGCAGATTGGTCAAGTACCTGCAGAGTCAGAGAGAACTACAGCTGACTCCtgcttttaaaatggaaaagcaCTACTCAAAAATTAATGTATTTACTCTCAACACCATGTAAGGTAGTACTTTAGAAATGGAAAAACTGAGTACAGGAATGTAGACAGAGTAAGGGAACACAATCTGGTGCAAAATCAATAATAAAATGCAAGCTGTTTCATCAAATTCCAGCTTGATGAGTGAAATAATATTTACCTTTAGAAAGACCTTGAAGATActgaataaaaccaaaaccaagctTTGAAAACATGCAGTACTTTGTACCAAAATATGTTAAGTAGCATAACTTGCTAAATAGTATATAAAACAGCTAGAACTATGTATATTAGTACAAATAAAGAAGTGAAATCTAAATGGATTAAAGTATTAGCACCCTACAGTAAGTTTATTACATTATGTTTTATCCTGAGGCATGTGATTCAGAGTAGCTAACAAAAGTGGTTTTATACCTTTTTTCCTAATCCTATTCACAATTCCACCACCATTACTCTGCCCCCACCCCAAATCATCCCTTTCTACAGCCTCTTCCCAGTATTTTATATTTGCTCAACAAAATTTTAAAGTCATTTACCCTTACTGTATAAATAACTCCCAGGTCATTCCCACAGAATTTCATGATGACAAAGTTATGTTCCAATTAATCACATTCTTTTCATAAATCCATACTAAAATAGGCCAAAACCAGTACTGCCAGTTCAGATCCAGTTTacttgtggttttttgggggggatttaaGAAAACATGTAGTCATATCAGAAATGACAAATTCAAGTCAGTCAATACTGCCATCCTAATTACAAAGTGTAATACTTTGGAATCCTAAAATCAAGAACCATAGAAACAAAGAAATACAGTTTTTTGTTGGTAACAGTTgtctaaacaaaacaaattgtGCAGAAAAGGTACTCAGTCTTCCAAGAAGAGTTTGCTTGCTTTTAATTCTTGTACTTGAACAATCATTGCAGTCTTTTGTTACTCAGAAAAACTGTATGAATTAATGAAAATaagcaatattttatttcaatacCAGATTTATGGTTTGTGTGTTACACTGGGGCTGGTTTGACTGATATTAAACAGATATGTCTGAAACACAAAGTAACATAAATTAGACATGCCATGGGACATGTACAATTAATTTCTACTAAAAAGTGGATAATGAAACCCACTTCTATGCCAATTCTTTTACACTTTTAATGGTGATAGTGACTAGTATTTTAGTAAGAGGGTAAAATTCAATAAAAGGTACAAGGACAGCCATACAACTCCAAGATAGTGTTTGCACAGCTTCCAATTCCACTGTGAAAATACACCCCCTCCAAAATAGAAATAGGCACTTCATCTTTAAAAATGAAGCACTCTTTTGTTCTTCAGTCATCATCAACAGTTGGCTTGATTGTCACTCCTCTTCTGATCTGACCCCAACCAAttaaactgaaaaacaaaaaaggtttTGATTATTTTTACAGTAGTCAGAAATATCCTGTATAAGTCAACATCCTTCTGTCCTTCTTATGCCTTCAGTTCTTACATTTTGAATTTATACACTTGTCTCCCACCCAAAACATTCTACAAGAACAAACAGAGGACATTTGTGACCAGCTAAGTGTGTACTCCAGAACAGAAgctgaaaatctgaaattattGTAACTTATGTTGTACTGTTGGATGGTAAATCTATGCACAGCTTGATCTCTTTCACCTGTGTCTGAGGTGTTGCATTACTTTCAAAGAGAAATGACAATTCAGTAAGATTACAAACAGCTGTAACTCTCAATGGTAGCCTGTGATGGTAACTCAGTTCTCAGATGAGTGCTGCTATTTATATTCAGGAAAATGAAGGCCTTTTTAATAGGCCACTATTGCCTGAGAAAAATacacttgcaaaaaaaaaattcagaatacaTCCATTTCCACAGTCAGCAGGTATTTCATACTATTAGTAAAACTGTGTTCAAAACCTTTCCAGTTCCTGGTGAGAAACCACACATGCATCTCAATTTACCTTGCAGTAGAGCCTGTCTTGGACACCAGAAAAGAAACTGAAGTTTATCAGAGCAGCACTTCCCACTTTTCAGTACCATAACCATAGGTCATAACTTGACCATCTTTGAATTCAGTGATCCTTGGAATCACTGGTGTATCCCATTTGCTCTTTAACCTCTCTCTATTCCTCTGTCTATTTCCTTTTTACTTTACATTTCCTTTTAGTCTTGCTTTATGATCTTCCTTCTGTATTTTCAGTACTCCATTGTCTCAGGCTGCAAGTTCCTTTTCATAGTACCAACTGAATATTATCTTTACTGCAATTAGGTTTTACTATGCAGGTTTTCCCAGTTtgccttctttcccttttctcaacTTTCAGTTTCCTTATATTGTCTTTATCTTTTCAATACAGCATAGGAATCAGCTTTTCAATAACTATCTTTACAGCAGGCTGCCACTCTGTGCCCACCTCATAATCCAGAGACAGGTGGGCTTTCAGGCAAAATTTAGTCAAGTTTTTTAACTGGGAAAGAATCTACAGAAGCAACAAAAGACACATTAtctatatattattattatgagCACAGACTATCAGTCTACAgcttaaaaaagggaaaaaaagcataatTTCTAATATTgtttctcctcttccttctgcTTTACCTGACTTAATTTGggtcctgcctttttttttttttcctcctgttcaaGACATGTTATCTTTtgccttgggtttttttttttcagagaataatCTCTTCCCTAATTTGTCATCTTGCTCTGAGACAGCAAGCACTAAATTCCTGTCTACATTTTCTTATCATCTGAAAAAGAAACATGCATCCATGGATATTTAAAGCTTGGTTTCTTTCCATACAGTACAGACTTGTAAAAATGGCTGTGCTTTCATACTAcaagagctgtgcagagccaacaAATCAAAAAACTCTGATGTTCTTATCAATCCAGACATATGAAACCTGTGACAGGTACAGTATGTGTAATCACCTAAAGAGAATCTGGCACTGCAATAAAGCAATTCTGTTCATCATTTTCAGCctccagctgcttctgcagTCAGGCATTTTATATTTGTAATTTGGATGGGTCAATCCAGTTGATACTTTATTCTTTCCTCTGTGCTTGTAGAACATAAAACATTCAAACATCCCTCCTCTGCTGTTAgttccaggctgcactagaaatCACATGCAGCTCCACAGCTAGAAGCCCACTGAGGTGTGCATAAAGATGGCTATTTGGCTTAACATGGTGAGAATTTCCCAACCCCTCTGCCAAGATTCCCTACTGAGCTCAATTTACAGCTAGGCAGTTTGGGCAACAAGCACAAACCTCAGATGTTTCCTTGGCTGTTAACTAATAGATGCCCTCCCAGTTGTGGGGTTTGTTTAAAAAAGGGATAGCAATGAAATGAGGCACTCCACAACCATGATGCCAATCTGTCAGGAGAATCCAGAAGAGTTTTTAAAACAGACACACACTTACCTATTCCAGTACAAAGCCAGATCCATGTATTTTTGTTAACAATGTAGCAAGCAGGTACCCTACCAACCTCACACCAACTTACCGCCAATGTTTCTCAACTCTTCGACTCAGagcaattttttcccccacttctGTGCACACAGGGTTGGTTAGCACAATCTTCCCCAAATCAGCCTTTACAGCACTGACTCTCCCTCCAGTAGATAAGGATCCTATGTTTACCATTAGAACTTCATTCTTCGATAATTTTTGCACCTGAAGACAGACATACAACACTCTGAAACATAAGCTTTAGTACTAAAAACAGCACAGACAGTACCAAGTTATCTTCTGTTACCTTCTTGCCACAAAAAAAAGATAGAGCTGAGAAATACtagaaatacacacacacaaattatGGGCAGCAGTGTCAGCAGACAGAAGTTTTATATGCAAAAGGACAAATACATAAAGATGTTGCACATGTAGTTCTGAGGTTCTTGGTATGATGTACTTTCTTGGGATTGATCTATATATAGAAAAAACTATACCGATgatttaatgtaatatattaaAAACACAAACAGTCAGAGATATTGTTACAACCTGTGATGTTATACAGATTATTTACCAGGCTGGTGTATTTTCATTTCCATTATGCCTACATAAAAAAGCCCactaaataattaatttcacaGGAAAAGAGATTGCTGAAGCACTTTACTCACTGTTGCATGAAGCagtttataattttaaatactAACAGGGGAAATTATGATCTTTTAGTTGATTTGTGTAAAACAGAACATGTTACACAAGTTTGTCCTGTGCCTCAAGTTCAGTTTTTTTCAACCagagtatttaaaaaatatttaaactttaaaaaattcgTCAGCGcaaaaaacctacaaaaagCATGTCAGTAGAAAGTAGATCAGTACCACTGTAAAACTAATTATTGCACAATGAATAGGATGAtagcaaaagaaaacaactaCCAGCATGTTTAGAAAAATACATAACATGATACATAAATACTTTAGGCTACTTTAAACTACTGAGATGAATTTGTACTCCTCTGAAAACCATTCTATAGTATTAAACAAGCAGATAAGTTTTGTGACAAGCTTATATCAACACTGAGACAAAACACCTACATACGATCACAGCAATATATTCACTaatgaaaatgagcacaggAAGCAAAATGAGAGTGCAACCAAAGGCAGGGGCACAGACCTTGGCAGCTTTCTTGTCCCCCTCGGTGCGCACACCCAGGAGCCGCCTCAGCAGGAAGTAGGAGATTTCCAGCTCTGTAAATATTTCTGGCAGGGCCCCAACTGCACCCAGAACCTGGCCCACCATGCGGTCAGCCCGGCACAACGTGGGGTCAATCTTTGTGCCAACACCTACAGCACAACAACAGGCAGAAAGAGTAACTGAATTCATCATTTCTAATCATTTCTATGTGCTAAAATATTTGAAGAtgctcttaaaaaaacccagagaatgTACTGGGAACTCCCTACTGCCTGGGTACGCTTTCAGAATGTCAGCAAGACTGTGAGCTCTGTCTAAACAGATGGAGAAATATTCTGCTGTTAAAGCTGGCACAGTTTACAGTGCAAGCTGGTCTGCACTGGTCAGTGACATTcaggaaaattatttcattcttAAATACCCATTTTTCATACCAACCCCATCTCTCTCTACATATATGAATTATCTAAAAATGCTAAAAGTGGTATTTTTGTTAATTACACTGAAATTCATTGCTGAATGAAACCAAGTGTTTTCAATAAGCATGAAGAAATGAATCTTTTCATAAGACAACATTCTTACCTATAAGGCCTCCTGGAGCAGCATATTGGAGATCATTGTGTTCAGCAAAGAGTGACACAATTTTGGAAAAGATTGGCTTGCACATGAGTTTGCCTTCACTGTCCTTGGACACAATACCAGGCCTCACCTCAATTTCCTGGCCCACCTAATGACAAAAGTGAAAAAGTTTAACTGGTTATTTCACAGGAACACAAAGCTGACTAGTCACAGATAAGACTTACATATCCCAAGATCTACTTTTTGTAAGTCCTTGGTTCTGGGCTACTGCAGACCTTGTGGGATTTCTGTTGCACTTTTTTATGCAAATTGAACAATACTTACAGCAAATGTAAcatctgattttcttttcaataCAATTTGTAAAACTGCTTTAGCAACAGATCTTTATCAGCAATAATTCCAACAATTaaatttcagtttaatttttaaacaccatatttcatttagaaatatttcagctttGAGAAAAATTGAGTTAACTGACTCAATCAGTGTGACTGATTGACATCAGTACACTGCAAACCACAGAAAGTACAAGCTGTATAAATGTTCAAAGATACAGTTTGCTCTCCAGCCTAACAAAGCAATTGTTTTAAAGTTTCTGTCCATTACTAGCAagcaagcaaaataaaaaatcaaaatatacaGAACACTTCAATGGGGAAGCGGACCTGTGAGAGCCCTTACACACTTCTAAGGTGCTTTTAAAGTTCTTTTGCTCTCCTCTTCCTGACTATAATTCAGCAAGTGGAAGTGGTAGGACACAAATAGCTCCTTCCATTTTTGTGAGGGATTAAATCTGTTAGCATTATTAGCAAACGTTAAGActacaaaaatatatttaaaaaattaaaatcagtgCTTCTTGTTCTGGTATTTTAAAACTGTGAAGTAAAAATGAAGTACACACAGAAAGAATAAGTGCAATGTGACTGAattcaagtttttaaaaaatcaattacATAGACACATTTTGTAGCAGGCGTGGAAAAACTCTACTCATTGTCATTACAAATTTCAgtcaagaaagagaaaaggttACCTTTAAAACACCCTTGAGAATACTGCCCCCAGCAACACCTCCCTTAAGGTCATCAACTTCACAGCCAGGCTTGTTGACATCAAAAGATCTAATTACTGAAAAGAAGAGATCATGACCAGGTTTATATTTATTATCAGGTTTTTAAACAATGTCTTTCTTTAGCAACTTTGACTGCGTCTGTTCTTATGAAAGGACAcacatatttataaatattacaAAAACAGAGCAAtgttttattcccaatttttaggCAGAAACTTAATTTTAGTCTCAAAACCATTTAAACTACTCATATATATAAATGTTTCAAAAGACTTTTTCTGCATAGCAGAAAGTAACTTAAAGATCTAAAAAGAAAGCAATGATCAACCATTTTACAAAACCCCTTTAATATTCGCAATGTTAACTGTGAATACACAATGTTAATTCACAATGTTAATTGTGAATACCAGAACTGTTTAAATGTACTCATAGCTGAACACTGTAACCTTGATGTAATTTTTATTGTCAATTTTTATGCATTTATGCAATGTAGGACTCCCTTGgattactggaaaaaaaaaaggcaggcaAATGAATTCTTTGTAGGAACTGCATTTCATGCTGGACAAGAACTGAAACTTTGACAATTACAACCAGGAAACAGGAGACTCATACAAAAGATAACCAAGCTACCCAaaaattttccatggaaataaGTGAATTATCAAATTCATCAGTTTGCCAATATTTTGTTCAATCAAAACTAAATTCATAACAACTAAAGGGATATTTTTAAGATACAGACAAATTTCTCACTTTATTGCACAGCATATATGCTGTCATATACACAGAATATACACAAAACCAACTAACACTGAACAAACAATACAGCTCTCAGAAGACATGCAAGTTTTAAAAAAGAGCACCCTAAATACTCCTTTTAAACCCATCCATGTTTAGGGCACACAGCATGTGCTATTCTAAGTGCAGACACATTCAGAAAATGTTTGGCCCCAAACACCTGACACTTACGTACCAATGAGCCTCGGCTCAGATGTGAAGTCTCGCAAAGGGACCGGGATTTTCTTCACTATGTACTCACAAACCACCTCTATGTTGTACTTCAGCTGGGCTGAGATTGGAATTATTGGAGCTCCTTCTGCAACTGTGCCTAAAACAAAATCAAGTTCAACATTTAGCTTTAATATGACCAAGTGTTCTGTCCTTGTTAAAAAAACGAATCAAATTCATGGCATGGTCGATGTGTATTTCCCAAAGCAACATCAGAGCATCCATCCCTCTCTTCAACATTTTAGCTCACAGAGCCACAGCTACTTTTTGAGGCATTCTGAAAGTGTGCAAGATAATCTTCCACTCTAAGGGAGAATTCACTTCCTGCACTGTGATCAGCAATATTTCAAAGATTTCCTAAGAGAGGTCAATATCTCAGTATTGGATACAGCAGCATTAATTTTAGTCATATTTCATTATGACAAACTAAATTTCCTGTTAATTTAATGATTTATGTTTTTCAAATTTTGCAatacaaatacatattttaGAAAAATGCTTATTTTACAAAAGAATGCATTTAGTAATCCAGGTTTGTTAGACAATCATTAGTTTTAATTATGTCTATGTTCCTTGTGATAACTCCAGTTTTCAAACTCCAAATTTATATGTCAAGCCACTCTGACAGAGTTATGTACAGCTTCTGAAAGGCAACAATTATGAattacagggggaaaaaaaagaacaaaacagaaaaaaaggaaaagaaagaccCACTGGCAACTTCTGATGGTGACAATCTAGCTCTGCAGCTTGTCA contains:
- the EIF2S3 gene encoding eukaryotic translation initiation factor 2 subunit 3, whose translation is MAGDEAGVTLGQPHLSRQDLGTLDVTKLTPLSPEVISRQATINIGTIGHVAHGKSTVVKAISGVHTVRFKNELERNITIKLGYANAKIYKLDDPSCSRPECYRSCGSSTPDEFPTDIPGTKGNFKLVRHVSFVDCPGHDILMATMLNGAAVMDAALLLIAGNESCPQPQTSEHLAAIEIMKLKHILILQNKIDLVKESQAKEQYEQILAFVQGTVAEGAPIIPISAQLKYNIEVVCEYIVKKIPVPLRDFTSEPRLIVIRSFDVNKPGCEVDDLKGGVAGGSILKGVLKVGQEIEVRPGIVSKDSEGKLMCKPIFSKIVSLFAEHNDLQYAAPGGLIGVGTKIDPTLCRADRMVGQVLGAVGALPEIFTELEISYFLLRRLLGVRTEGDKKAAKVQKLSKNEVLMVNIGSLSTGGRVSAVKADLGKIVLTNPVCTEVGEKIALSRRVEKHWRLIGWGQIRRGVTIKPTVDDD